The nucleotide window GTTCCTACATCAAGTTCGACAACAACTCCGCTGTCCTGCTCAACACGAACATGGAGCCCGTTGGTACTCGTATCTTCGGCCCTGTTGCCCGTGAGCTTCGTGGCGCCGGTTTTATGAAGATCGTATCCCTCGCTCCCGAGGTCCTGTAAAAGGATATGATGATGAAGACGAAGATCCGTAAAGACGATAAGGTCATGGTCATCGCCGGGAAGGACAAGGGTAAGGTCGGCAAGGTGTTGAAGATCCTCAAGAAGAAGGACAAAGTCCTGGTTGAGAAGGTGAACATGGTTCAACGTCACACCAAGGCCAACCCCTATGCCCAGCAGCCCGGCGGCATTATCGAGAAGGAAGCCCCTATCCATGTATCCAATGTGGCTGTCGTGTGCGATGCGTGCACCAAGCCCACGCGGGTAGGGTACAAGAAGACTGAAGACGGAAAGAAGGTGCGCTTCTGCAAGAAGTGCAACGAGACCTTCAAATAGGTATCAGTATGACACGTCTCGAAAAAGTATATAATGAAAAGGTCGTCCCCGAGCTCCTCAAGGAGTATGGGTACAAGTCCGCAATGGAGATCCCCAGATTGGTGAAGATCTCCCTGAACATCGGTCTCGGTCAGGCCAGCCAGAACAGCAAGCTGATCGACGCCGCTGCGGACGAGCTGACCGCCATCGCAGGCCAGAAGGCCGTGGTCACCACCGCCAAGAAGTCCATCG belongs to Pseudodesulfovibrio portus and includes:
- the rplX gene encoding 50S ribosomal protein L24, whose amino-acid sequence is MMKTKIRKDDKVMVIAGKDKGKVGKVLKILKKKDKVLVEKVNMVQRHTKANPYAQQPGGIIEKEAPIHVSNVAVVCDACTKPTRVGYKKTEDGKKVRFCKKCNETFK